In the Klebsiella aerogenes KCTC 2190 genome, one interval contains:
- the citG gene encoding triphosphoribosyl-dephospho-CoA synthase CitG: protein MAGLHATKPCAIDVPALAEAALWYELELTPKPGLVDKINNGSHRDMDYALFIRSIMAITPWFSRFYELGSSYADTPCDEQLRVLRPMGMACEQAMYAATNGINTHKGGIFALGLLCFAAGRVKKISSESLCCEVSNICNGLVSRELAARSGMATAGERQFQQYGLTGARGEAESGFATVRNALSQWKGISLHELLLHLMAINQDSNLVSRGGIEGLRYVQDYAQKLLANGWDHEELIRMDNMLVKRNLSPGGSADLLSVGWVLSEIK from the coding sequence ATGGCTGGTTTACATGCAACTAAACCGTGCGCAATTGATGTGCCAGCACTTGCTGAAGCGGCGCTCTGGTACGAGTTAGAGTTAACACCAAAGCCGGGGTTAGTTGATAAAATCAATAACGGTTCCCATCGCGATATGGACTACGCGCTGTTTATCCGTAGTATCATGGCTATTACGCCGTGGTTTTCGCGCTTTTATGAACTCGGTAGTTCGTATGCAGACACCCCCTGCGACGAACAGTTACGGGTCCTCCGCCCGATGGGAATGGCTTGTGAACAAGCGATGTATGCCGCGACGAATGGGATTAACACGCACAAAGGTGGTATATTTGCCCTTGGTTTGCTGTGCTTTGCCGCCGGGCGTGTGAAAAAGATCTCTTCAGAAAGTCTATGTTGTGAAGTGAGTAACATCTGTAATGGGCTTGTTTCCCGGGAGCTGGCGGCACGCAGCGGAATGGCGACGGCAGGTGAGCGGCAGTTTCAACAGTATGGTTTAACCGGTGCGCGTGGAGAAGCAGAAAGCGGATTTGCTACGGTACGTAATGCCCTGTCACAATGGAAAGGAATTTCCCTTCATGAGTTGTTGTTACACTTGATGGCTATCAATCAGGACAGCAACTTGGTGTCGCGTGGCGGCATTGAAGGACTACGCTACGTACAGGACTATGCACAAAAACTACTGGCCAACGGTTGGGATCATGAGGAGCTGATTAGAATGGATAATATGTTGGTTAAACGAAATTTAAGTCCTGGTGGCAGTGCGGATTTATTGTCTGTAGGATGGGTGTTGTCTGAAATAAAATAG
- the citF gene encoding citrate lyase subunit alpha, which produces MNQIKLLHVDFPHLRDLKPFDTANSATPWLADRDAKLNRKLCASIEEAVVRSGLQDGMTISFHHAFREGDRVINTVVALLARMGFKDLTLASSSLMTCNDALIEHIENGVITRIYTSGMRGKLAEAISHGLMDEPVQIHSHGGRVKLLQDGELNIDVAFLGVPCCDEFGNANGTEGKSCCGSLGYAMVDAHFARNVVLLTEELVPFPNMPASLAQDQVDYIVQVESVGDPAKISVGAARVTSNPRELLIARYAADVIEHSGYFKPGFSMQTGSGAAATACTRFMEEKMERSGVKARFALGGITGSLVDLHEKGLIEKLLDTQCFDGQAAASLARNSNHVEISTNVYANPGSKAASCDQLDVVILSALEIDIDFNVNVITGSDGVMRGASGGHCDVATAANLTIVVAPLLRSRIPTVVKCVTTRLTPGESIDVLVTDHGIAVNPSRPEIHERLKEAGLKIVDINALYERAISLTGMPTPIEFTDKIVGVIRYRDGSVIDTVRQVKE; this is translated from the coding sequence ATGAATCAAATTAAACTTCTCCATGTGGATTTTCCCCATTTGCGGGACTTAAAACCTTTTGATACTGCTAACAGCGCGACGCCGTGGCTGGCGGATAGAGATGCGAAACTCAACCGTAAACTCTGTGCCTCCATCGAAGAGGCGGTGGTACGCAGCGGCCTACAAGACGGGATGACAATCTCCTTCCACCACGCATTTCGTGAAGGTGATCGGGTGATCAACACCGTCGTGGCGCTGCTGGCACGGATGGGTTTTAAAGATCTGACGCTGGCCTCCAGCTCGCTGATGACATGTAATGACGCGCTGATCGAACATATTGAAAACGGTGTTATTACTCGGATTTATACCTCCGGCATGCGTGGCAAGCTGGCGGAGGCTATATCCCACGGGCTGATGGACGAGCCGGTACAGATTCACTCCCACGGCGGGCGTGTGAAGTTGCTCCAGGACGGCGAGCTTAATATCGACGTGGCGTTTCTTGGGGTTCCGTGCTGCGATGAGTTTGGCAATGCGAATGGAACGGAAGGCAAATCATGCTGTGGTTCACTGGGCTATGCCATGGTGGATGCCCATTTTGCCCGCAATGTCGTATTGCTGACTGAAGAGTTGGTACCCTTCCCCAATATGCCCGCCAGCCTGGCGCAAGATCAGGTGGACTACATTGTACAGGTGGAGAGCGTAGGCGACCCGGCGAAAATCAGCGTTGGGGCTGCACGCGTCACCAGCAACCCGCGCGAGCTGTTGATCGCCCGCTATGCGGCAGATGTGATTGAGCACTCCGGCTACTTCAAGCCGGGCTTCTCGATGCAGACCGGCTCCGGCGCTGCAGCTACCGCCTGTACTCGCTTTATGGAAGAGAAGATGGAGCGTAGTGGCGTAAAGGCTCGCTTTGCTCTCGGAGGCATCACCGGCAGCTTGGTGGATCTGCACGAGAAGGGGTTGATCGAAAAGTTGCTTGATACTCAGTGTTTTGATGGCCAAGCGGCGGCCTCGCTGGCGCGCAACTCGAATCACGTGGAGATCTCCACTAACGTTTACGCCAATCCTGGCAGTAAGGCAGCAAGCTGCGATCAGCTCGACGTGGTGATCCTGAGCGCGCTGGAAATTGATATCGATTTCAACGTCAACGTCATCACCGGCTCCGACGGGGTGATGCGCGGCGCGTCCGGCGGGCACTGCGATGTGGCCACCGCAGCGAACCTCACTATCGTCGTTGCACCACTGCTACGCAGCCGCATTCCGACAGTAGTGAAGTGCGTCACTACGCGACTCACGCCAGGCGAAAGCATTGACGTGCTGGTTACCGATCACGGTATTGCGGTTAACCCGTCGCGCCCGGAGATCCATGAGCGACTGAAGGAAGCAGGGCTGAAGATTGTGGATATCAACGCGCTGTACGAGCGCGCAATTTCGCTTACAGGTATGCCAACACCTATTGAGTTTACAGACAAAATCGTCGGGGTGATCCGTTACCGTGACGGCAGTGTGATCGACACCGTTCGACAGGTGAAGGAGTAA
- the citE gene encoding citrate (pro-3S)-lyase subunit beta: MSKLRRSMLFLPGANAAMLSTAFIYRPDSIMFDLEDAVALREKDTARMLVFHALQHPMNQDIETVVRINPLSTPFGLLDLEAAVRAGVNVIRLPKTDAPEDIDELERHLVRIERECGREVGSTRVMAAIESAVGVINAVAIARSSPRLVGIALAAFDYVMDMQTERGDGTELFYARCAVLHAARAAGIDAFDVVWSDVNDEAGFLREVELIRKMGFNGKSLINPRQIDLLHNAFAPTQEEVDHAKLVIEAAEEGERNGLGVVSLNGKMVDAPIINHAQVVLERATASGVRRKG, translated from the coding sequence ATGAGCAAACTCCGTCGCAGTATGCTGTTCCTGCCGGGGGCTAACGCTGCCATGCTGTCAACCGCGTTTATCTACCGTCCAGACTCCATCATGTTTGACCTTGAAGACGCGGTCGCCTTACGCGAGAAAGACACTGCGCGCATGCTGGTATTCCACGCGCTGCAGCACCCTATGAATCAGGATATCGAGACCGTGGTGCGCATTAATCCGCTGAGCACACCATTTGGCCTGCTGGATTTGGAGGCCGCCGTGCGGGCTGGCGTGAACGTGATTCGTCTACCGAAAACCGACGCGCCGGAGGATATTGATGAGTTAGAACGTCACCTGGTGCGAATCGAGCGTGAATGTGGGCGTGAGGTTGGTTCTACACGCGTAATGGCCGCAATTGAGTCGGCAGTAGGCGTGATTAACGCCGTGGCGATTGCCCGCAGCTCTCCGCGCTTGGTCGGTATCGCGCTGGCCGCCTTTGATTACGTGATGGATATGCAGACCGAGCGCGGTGACGGTACTGAACTATTTTACGCTCGCTGCGCCGTATTGCACGCTGCTCGTGCTGCGGGTATTGATGCCTTCGACGTGGTGTGGTCGGATGTTAATGACGAGGCCGGTTTTTTGCGCGAGGTTGAACTGATTCGCAAGATGGGTTTTAACGGAAAATCACTGATTAACCCACGTCAGATTGACCTGCTGCATAACGCCTTCGCCCCGACCCAGGAAGAGGTTGATCATGCGAAACTTGTAATTGAAGCAGCAGAGGAGGGCGAACGTAACGGTCTTGGCGTGGTGTCGCTTAACGGCAAAATGGTGGACGCACCTATTATCAACCACGCGCAGGTGGTACTTGAGCGCGCGACGGCCTCCGGCGTGCGTCGGAAAGGATGA
- the citD gene encoding citrate lyase acyl carrier protein has translation MKIVREALAGTQESSDLMVKIVPAHGELEIVIHSEVIKQFGEQIHQVVNDTLRAMNVDQGLIIIEDKGALDCVIRARLQSALMRAADDQPINWEALK, from the coding sequence ATGAAAATTGTAAGGGAGGCGCTGGCCGGAACGCAGGAGTCCAGCGACCTGATGGTGAAAATTGTTCCCGCTCATGGTGAGCTCGAGATAGTAATACATAGTGAAGTGATTAAGCAGTTTGGTGAGCAAATACATCAAGTAGTTAACGACACATTGCGGGCTATGAACGTAGACCAGGGATTAATCATTATTGAAGACAAAGGGGCATTGGACTGTGTAATCCGCGCCCGCCTGCAAAGCGCGCTGATGCGTGCCGCTGATGACCAACCCATCAACTGGGAGGCACTGAAATGA
- the citC gene encoding [citrate (pro-3S)-lyase] ligase produces MQSQPIYFRHTLVAKHPERLSQIRYLLADSGLGLDNDITLFVEAWSGSQLVGCAGLAANVIKCVAINEQLRGQNLSARLLGEVENAALERDYFHLFLCTRPCNRERFARCGFWPIAQSGNNAVLMENTPKGIERYCRSLVAKRQCGEKIGAVVMNANPFTLGHYHLVEQAAMQCDALHLFVVHEDVSFFPFSSRLEMVRAGVSHLSNVTVHEGSQYIISRATFPAYFLKETDQVQQAWSEIDVLIFRNYIAPALNITHRFIGSEPFCDITRQYNKTLHDLLTSHIEVVEIPRIKFTGIAISASEVRRLLKTQQFSRIREIVPESTFSHLETNYRDSAEVA; encoded by the coding sequence ATGCAATCGCAACCCATCTATTTTCGCCACACCCTGGTGGCGAAGCATCCGGAACGTTTAAGTCAGATCCGTTACCTGCTGGCAGACAGCGGCCTTGGTCTAGACAACGATATCACATTGTTTGTCGAAGCCTGGTCCGGATCGCAACTGGTGGGTTGCGCAGGGCTTGCCGCCAACGTTATCAAATGCGTGGCGATTAATGAGCAGCTGCGCGGCCAGAACCTGAGCGCGCGGCTACTTGGTGAGGTGGAAAATGCGGCACTGGAGCGCGATTATTTTCATCTCTTCCTTTGCACCCGTCCGTGTAACCGAGAACGCTTTGCACGCTGCGGCTTCTGGCCGATTGCCCAGAGTGGAAACAACGCCGTGCTGATGGAGAACACCCCTAAGGGAATCGAACGCTATTGTCGTTCGCTCGTGGCGAAACGCCAGTGTGGGGAAAAAATTGGCGCGGTAGTGATGAACGCCAATCCTTTCACCCTCGGCCACTATCATCTGGTGGAGCAGGCAGCGATGCAGTGTGATGCACTGCATCTGTTTGTGGTGCATGAAGACGTGTCGTTTTTCCCGTTTAGCTCCCGTCTCGAGATGGTACGAGCGGGCGTGTCGCATCTGTCGAATGTGACAGTACATGAAGGTTCGCAGTACATCATCTCCCGCGCTACGTTCCCGGCATACTTCCTTAAGGAGACCGACCAGGTGCAGCAGGCGTGGAGTGAAATCGATGTTCTGATCTTTCGGAACTATATTGCACCGGCGCTGAATATCACGCACCGTTTCATCGGCTCAGAGCCGTTCTGCGATATTACACGTCAGTACAACAAGACGCTGCACGACCTGCTGACCTCGCATATTGAGGTGGTGGAAATACCGCGTATCAAGTTCACAGGCATCGCCATTTCAGCGTCCGAAGTGCGACGCTTACTCAAGACTCAGCAGTTTTCTCGGATCCGGGAGATCGTCCCGGAATCCACCTTCTCGCACCTCGAAACAAATTACCGTGATAGTGCGGAAGTCGCTTAA
- a CDS encoding fumarylacetoacetate hydrolase family protein, with product MKLASFLHQGIRSYGIVQAEGMIDLRRRLGDRYSDLKALLQGDGLAQAACYQNDAVDMPMSAITFLPVIEQPEKILCVGMNYLDKRKEFDQHNPAPTLFVRFPDSQTGHNEPVLKPRYSSEFDYEGELAVIIGKAGENISRDDALSHVAGYSCYMDGSARDWQHTWFTAGKNWRQTGAFGPWMATSDEIPDPHQLTIRTWLNGRMVQEDNTSSMIHKVAELIEYISTFTRLSPGDVIITGSPGGVGKKRNPPLFMKEGDRIEVEIERIGHLSNVIVEAPAIGLAAAH from the coding sequence ATGAAACTCGCAAGCTTTTTACACCAAGGAATACGCAGCTACGGCATCGTGCAGGCCGAAGGAATGATTGATTTACGCCGTCGCCTCGGCGATCGCTACAGCGATCTCAAAGCGCTTCTGCAGGGCGACGGGCTGGCACAAGCCGCCTGCTATCAAAACGATGCTGTGGACATGCCGATGAGTGCCATCACCTTCTTACCGGTGATTGAGCAGCCAGAAAAAATTCTGTGTGTGGGCATGAACTACCTCGACAAACGCAAGGAGTTTGACCAGCACAACCCGGCACCGACGCTGTTTGTCCGCTTCCCGGATTCGCAGACTGGTCATAACGAGCCTGTGCTGAAGCCGCGTTACTCCAGCGAATTCGACTACGAAGGTGAGCTGGCAGTGATTATCGGTAAAGCCGGAGAGAATATCAGCCGCGACGACGCTCTGAGCCATGTGGCGGGATATAGTTGTTACATGGACGGTTCTGCTCGTGACTGGCAACACACTTGGTTTACTGCGGGTAAAAACTGGCGTCAGACTGGTGCATTTGGCCCGTGGATGGCAACGAGCGATGAGATCCCGGACCCGCACCAGCTTACGATACGCACTTGGCTGAACGGCCGTATGGTGCAGGAAGACAATACCAGCAGCATGATCCACAAGGTTGCGGAGCTGATCGAGTATATCAGTACATTTACTCGCTTAAGTCCAGGTGATGTGATCATCACCGGCTCCCCTGGCGGGGTGGGTAAAAAGCGTAACCCGCCGCTGTTTATGAAAGAGGGGGATCGCATTGAGGTGGAGATCGAGCGTATCGGTCATCTGAGCAACGTGATCGTAGAAGCGCCAGCCATCGGGCTTGCGGCAGCACATTAA
- a CDS encoding 2-hydroxycarboxylate transporter family protein — protein sequence MSTNDDSFSVTNHPTEIQRPSLQVRWWNIMDTWKVGIIPLPLFVLAGVLIAIDCLGGNLPSDIVVMVATLAFFGFACGEFGKRLPIVGKLGAAAICATFIPSALVYYGLLPDAVVESTTKFYKFTNILYLYICCIIVGSIMSMNRTVLIQGFLRIFFPMLCGEIVGMLVGMGVGLALGLEPFQIFFFIILPIMAGGVGEGAIPLSIGYAALLHMDQGVALGRVLPMVMLGGLTAIIISGCLNQLGKRYPHLTGEGQLMPNCANADATVSQPAFSGKADVTTIASGALLAVLLYMLGMLGHKLIGLPAPVGMLFMAVLVKLCNGASPRLLEGSQVVYKFFQTSVTYPILFAVGVAITPWHELVAAFTVSNLLVIVSTVSALVATGFFVGKKIGMHPIDVAIVSCCQSGQGGTGDVAILTAGNRMSLMPFAQIATRIGGAINVSISLLILGNFLI from the coding sequence ATGAGCACAAATGATGATTCTTTCTCTGTTACAAACCACCCAACTGAAATTCAGCGGCCTTCTCTCCAGGTGCGCTGGTGGAATATTATGGATACTTGGAAAGTCGGTATTATTCCTCTGCCGCTATTCGTTCTGGCGGGCGTGCTGATTGCGATTGATTGTCTGGGTGGAAACCTGCCGAGCGATATCGTGGTGATGGTGGCGACACTGGCTTTCTTTGGCTTTGCCTGCGGTGAGTTTGGTAAACGCCTTCCGATTGTTGGCAAACTTGGAGCGGCGGCGATTTGCGCAACCTTTATCCCTTCCGCATTGGTCTATTATGGTCTGCTACCCGACGCGGTGGTCGAGTCCACAACCAAATTCTACAAATTCACCAACATTCTTTACCTCTATATATGCTGCATTATTGTCGGTAGCATCATGAGCATGAACCGCACGGTGTTGATTCAAGGCTTCCTGCGTATCTTCTTTCCGATGCTATGCGGCGAAATCGTCGGCATGCTGGTGGGTATGGGGGTGGGGCTGGCGCTGGGTCTTGAGCCGTTCCAGATCTTCTTCTTTATCATTCTGCCGATAATGGCGGGTGGTGTAGGGGAAGGGGCTATTCCGCTTTCCATCGGCTATGCCGCCCTGCTGCATATGGACCAGGGTGTAGCGCTTGGCCGAGTATTGCCGATGGTCATGTTAGGGGGGCTGACGGCGATCATCATCTCTGGCTGCCTGAACCAGCTCGGAAAACGTTACCCGCATCTGACCGGTGAAGGTCAACTGATGCCAAATTGCGCGAACGCTGATGCCACCGTTTCTCAGCCAGCATTCTCCGGCAAAGCAGACGTGACTACTATCGCCTCTGGTGCGCTGCTGGCAGTGCTACTTTACATGCTGGGCATGCTTGGCCACAAGCTGATTGGCCTGCCTGCTCCAGTCGGTATGCTGTTTATGGCGGTGCTGGTAAAGCTCTGCAACGGTGCCTCGCCACGTCTGCTGGAAGGATCGCAGGTTGTCTACAAATTCTTCCAGACCTCCGTTACGTATCCAATTCTCTTTGCTGTTGGGGTGGCTATCACCCCATGGCATGAACTGGTGGCTGCGTTTACTGTCAGCAACCTGCTGGTTATCGTCAGTACAGTGTCCGCACTCGTGGCGACCGGTTTCTTCGTCGGCAAAAAGATTGGTATGCACCCGATTGATGTCGCTATCGTCTCCTGTTGCCAGAGTGGCCAGGGTGGCACTGGCGACGTGGCGATCCTGACTGCAGGCAACCGCATGAGCCTGATGCCGTTCGCCCAGATTGCTACCCGTATCGGCGGTGCAATTAACGTCTCTATCTCACTGCTGATTCTGGGCAACTTCCTCATTTAA
- a CDS encoding ATP-binding protein translates to MKVSFQIKLFISLIVFFLVLFVLLGGYYYVDASKQLYQEMSVRAKIQAEGIALIPTLRNEVEQKNINAIRDFMQKISIPSDASFIVIGDNKGHHLFHSVFSDKVGTTLVGGDNEAILQGKSTTTIRKGGLGISLRSKAPIFNDAGKVVGIVSVGYLTSYLDTITVSKVVNIFIAVVLLLIALFIFSWFFTRSIKKQIFSLEPREIGLLVRQQKAIMESIYEGIIAIDAERRIEVINQAARQLLGLNLTAKELRGQLISEVIDLIPFFDTQIMLEKDTHDEICRFNELKVIANRVHIMLEGSLQGWVITFRDRNEIDSLSAQLSQVKRYVDNLRIMRHEQLNRMTTLSGMLHLGRYEEAIGYIQEQSEHAQELLDFISSRFSSPTLCGLLLGKTARAREKGVELNFDPACQLDRAFLPLGEQDLISIIGNLLDNAIEATQRSPQPSAPVEVLIKLSDQELIIEVADQGVGIKPEVRDRIFERGITTKTRGDHGIGLYLIESYVTQAGGAIEVADNTPRGTIFSLFIPTTGTDRQLEDTNYAA, encoded by the coding sequence ATGAAAGTCTCTTTCCAGATTAAGTTATTTATTTCGCTTATTGTCTTTTTTTTAGTACTTTTTGTATTACTAGGTGGGTATTATTATGTCGATGCTAGTAAACAACTTTATCAGGAAATGAGTGTGCGAGCCAAAATACAAGCTGAAGGGATTGCGCTTATTCCGACATTGCGTAATGAGGTAGAACAAAAAAACATCAATGCCATCCGTGATTTTATGCAGAAGATTTCTATACCGAGTGACGCCAGCTTTATAGTTATTGGAGATAATAAAGGCCATCATCTTTTCCATTCCGTCTTTTCCGACAAAGTAGGCACCACGTTGGTAGGCGGTGATAATGAAGCCATATTACAGGGTAAAAGCACTACTACCATTCGCAAAGGGGGACTGGGCATTTCTCTTCGCAGTAAAGCCCCCATCTTTAACGATGCCGGTAAGGTGGTAGGAATTGTTTCGGTAGGCTATCTCACAAGCTACCTGGATACCATTACGGTAAGTAAAGTGGTCAATATATTTATTGCCGTCGTGCTGCTGCTAATTGCCCTATTTATCTTCTCCTGGTTCTTTACCCGAAGTATTAAGAAACAGATATTCTCTCTCGAACCGCGGGAAATCGGGCTGCTGGTACGCCAGCAAAAGGCGATAATGGAGTCTATATATGAAGGAATTATTGCCATTGACGCTGAACGGCGAATCGAAGTGATTAACCAGGCCGCGCGCCAACTGCTGGGCCTGAACCTGACGGCCAAGGAACTGCGCGGGCAGCTAATAAGCGAGGTGATCGATCTCATCCCGTTCTTCGATACACAAATAATGCTGGAGAAAGATACCCATGACGAAATTTGCCGTTTTAATGAACTCAAGGTCATTGCCAACCGGGTGCACATCATGCTCGAGGGATCGCTGCAGGGCTGGGTTATCACCTTCCGCGATCGCAACGAGATTGACTCGCTGAGTGCACAGCTCAGCCAAGTTAAACGCTATGTAGATAACCTGCGCATCATGCGTCATGAGCAATTAAACCGGATGACCACCCTGTCTGGCATGCTGCACTTGGGTCGCTATGAGGAGGCAATTGGCTACATTCAGGAACAGTCAGAACATGCCCAAGAGCTGCTCGACTTTATATCTTCGCGCTTCAGTTCTCCGACCCTGTGTGGCCTGCTGCTAGGGAAAACAGCCCGTGCGCGGGAAAAAGGAGTCGAACTGAATTTCGACCCAGCCTGCCAGTTGGACAGAGCGTTCCTGCCGCTTGGGGAACAAGATCTTATTTCAATTATTGGTAACCTACTGGATAACGCCATCGAAGCGACACAGCGGTCCCCGCAACCCAGTGCACCAGTGGAAGTGCTGATTAAACTTAGCGATCAAGAACTGATTATTGAAGTGGCTGACCAAGGTGTTGGTATTAAACCGGAGGTCCGTGACAGGATCTTTGAACGCGGCATCACCACTAAAACACGCGGCGATCATGGAATTGGCCTATATCTGATTGAAAGCTATGTCACACAAGCTGGCGGCGCAATAGAAGTTGCCGATAACACACCTCGTGGCACCATTTTCTCCTTGTTTATCCCTACCACAGGAACTGACCGTCAACTGGAGGACACCAACTATGCGGCATGA
- a CDS encoding response regulator produces the protein MRHEFIDVLIVEDESELAQLHTELISKHPRLRPVGIASTLASALAELESKKPQLMLLDIYLPDGKGIALINNPMLARANCSVIFITAASDMDTCSQAIRNGAFDYILKPVSWKRLSQSLERFVQFFEQQRVWKIVDQQNVDSLYQLQAKNYRLHNSSKGIEENTLARVQTLFSDNATHCFTVDEVVNETGLSKTTTRRYLEHCVETDFLSVEKQYGKIGHPRRMYKRAKG, from the coding sequence ATGCGGCATGAATTTATCGACGTACTGATTGTTGAAGACGAGAGCGAGCTGGCACAGCTGCACACAGAGCTGATAAGTAAGCATCCGCGTCTGAGGCCGGTGGGCATTGCATCGACGCTCGCTTCTGCCCTTGCTGAGCTTGAAAGCAAAAAACCGCAACTCATGCTACTGGATATCTATCTACCGGATGGCAAAGGGATCGCGCTTATTAATAATCCCATGCTGGCCCGAGCTAATTGCTCGGTTATTTTTATTACTGCCGCCAGCGATATGGACACCTGCAGCCAAGCGATTCGGAATGGTGCGTTCGACTACATTCTCAAACCCGTCTCTTGGAAACGGCTCAGCCAGTCACTGGAGAGGTTTGTTCAGTTTTTTGAACAGCAGCGCGTCTGGAAAATTGTCGACCAACAGAACGTCGATTCACTGTATCAGCTACAGGCGAAAAACTACCGTCTGCACAACAGCAGCAAGGGTATTGAGGAAAATACACTGGCGCGAGTGCAGACGCTTTTTAGCGATAATGCAACACACTGTTTTACCGTAGATGAGGTCGTAAACGAGACTGGCTTGAGTAAAACCACGACACGGCGTTACCTGGAGCACTGTGTGGAGACAGATTTTCTGAGTGTAGAGAAGCAATACGGAAAGATTGGACACCCGCGCAGAATGTACAAACGAGCAAAAGGCTAA